In Pyricularia oryzae 70-15 chromosome 2, whole genome shotgun sequence, one genomic interval encodes:
- a CDS encoding U2 small nuclear ribonucleoprotein B yields the protein MATGSSALPRGAPPAGLPAKVVQIPPNQTLYVRNIRSDKGYQKQDMRTALYMLFSTYGPLLDVVVLKTMKMRGQAHIVFRDIHASTQAMRSLDGFDFFGSKLKIEYAKTKSNTIAKLDGTFKLVNPAAATNVEVTELQHSIFNAPVPGATSTSSGAAGLPSKPVSSADTVMKDADAPDGGRGQKRGRDEEEEEEDSDVAMEEDSDDD from the exons ATGGCGACAGGCTCGTCCGCGCTTCCTCGGGGAGCACCACCAGCTGGACTACCGGCCAAGGTTGTTCAGATCCCCCCGAATCAGAC CCTCTACGTGCGCAACATCCGCTCAGACAAGGGCTACCAGAAGCAGGACATGAGGACGGCATTGTATATGTTGTTTTCAACCTATGGCCCTCTACTTGATGTCGTGGTACTCAAAACGATGAAGATGCGTGGTCAAGCGCATATTGTGTTTCGGGACATTCACGCATCGACGCAAGCGATGCGGTCTCTGGACGGCTTTGACTTTTTCGGCTCTAAGCTA AAAATCGAGTATGCCAAAACCAAGTCAAACACCATCGCAAAGCTGGACGGCACCTTCAAGCTGGTGAACCCGGCGGCCGCGACCAACGTCGAGGTCACCGAGCTGCAGCACAGCATCTTCAACGCCCCCGTACCCGGAGCGACATCCACGTCTTCAGGGGCCGCAGGTCTTCCCTCGAAGCCGGTCTCGAGCGCCGACACCGTTATGAAAGATGCCGACGCGCCCGACGGCGGCAGGGGCCAGAAGCGGGGTagggacgaggaggaggaggaggaggacagCGATGTTGCCATGGAGGAAGATAGCGACGATGACTGA